The following are encoded together in the Halarsenatibacter silvermanii genome:
- a CDS encoding thiolase domain-containing protein, whose amino-acid sequence MSVSIIGTGHTEFGNLDKDLYELLEESGKEALADTELAPADIDGIWIANYSAGSFNNQEHLGPYGLEIHEDLRFTPATRVENACASGSAAIDAARNALLSGSADYALIVGVEKMNSLDTKGAMKALSKASYWPDEGAEGMTFPGLFAEFARGYGEKYGYDQEEMEEILARISAKNHRNAEENELAQMPWNCSHQDILDLEEDKNPIIADPLRLYDCSLITDGAAALVLTRSEIAEENGFEGVEITAFSHTTDYLELNKRSNYEFTAGKIAVENAFEQAGISVEDLDFAEVHDCFTIAELIIYETLGLTEDGKGAEAIRNGWTEANGRLPVNLSGGLKAKGHPVGATGVSMAVLAARQLMGEPIGLALDNPELGMSFNIGGSAASNYALVYKPLNR is encoded by the coding sequence ATGAGCGTTAGCATTATTGGAACCGGACATACCGAGTTCGGCAATCTCGATAAAGATCTGTATGAGCTGCTCGAAGAATCTGGGAAAGAAGCACTGGCAGATACTGAGCTCGCTCCTGCAGATATCGACGGAATCTGGATAGCAAATTACAGCGCTGGAAGTTTCAATAATCAGGAACATCTTGGCCCATACGGGCTGGAAATACATGAAGATCTTCGCTTCACTCCGGCCACCAGGGTTGAAAATGCCTGCGCCTCGGGATCTGCAGCCATAGATGCTGCCCGCAATGCTCTGCTTTCCGGCAGCGCCGACTATGCACTCATAGTAGGTGTTGAAAAGATGAATTCGCTCGACACAAAAGGGGCCATGAAAGCTCTTTCTAAAGCTTCCTACTGGCCTGATGAGGGAGCTGAGGGAATGACATTTCCCGGGCTTTTTGCTGAATTTGCCAGAGGGTACGGAGAAAAATATGGATATGATCAGGAAGAGATGGAAGAAATTCTGGCCCGTATTTCAGCTAAAAATCATCGCAATGCAGAAGAAAATGAACTGGCTCAGATGCCCTGGAACTGCAGTCATCAGGATATTTTGGACCTGGAAGAGGATAAAAACCCGATAATAGCCGATCCCCTCAGATTATATGACTGCTCGCTTATCACTGACGGAGCTGCAGCTCTAGTTTTGACTCGTTCGGAAATTGCCGAAGAGAACGGCTTTGAAGGTGTGGAAATTACCGCCTTCAGCCACACGACCGATTATCTTGAGCTGAACAAGCGTTCCAATTACGAATTTACCGCAGGGAAAATCGCCGTCGAAAATGCTTTTGAACAGGCCGGAATTTCAGTTGAAGACCTTGATTTTGCTGAAGTCCATGACTGCTTTACCATAGCCGAGCTGATCATCTATGAAACCCTGGGGCTGACAGAGGATGGTAAGGGGGCAGAGGCTATTCGTAACGGCTGGACGGAAGCTAATGGACGGCTCCCGGTAAATCTTTCCGGGGGGTTGAAAGCTAAAGGTCATCCTGTAGGCGCTACAGGTGTGTCCATGGCTGTGCTGGCAGCAAGGCAGCTGATGGGAGAACCTATCGGTTTAGCCCTGGATAATCCTGAATTGGGGATGAGTTTTAACATCGGAGGCAGCGCCGCTTCCAATTATGCTCTCGTATATAAGCCGTTAAATAGGTAA
- a CDS encoding aldo/keto reductase gives MKKIILGKTGLEISTLGFGGIPVQRVSQQEAKITVKTAVERGINFIDTARAYSDSEEKIGLTLQELDKKVYLASKTPAENAEKAYQDVKVSIDNLQVDKIDLYQLHHVSSEENYKDQVTKKNSALQGLMKARSDGLIDHIGITGHSNELLLRAIKENNFATVQFCYNFIETEAEKKLIPAAEERDMGMIAMKPMAGGRLQAPEIALRYILTRDSVIPIPGMESPQEVAENVAAADRTEKLSEEEIEFIEKKREELGDQFCRRCQYCLPCPEGIQIPVVLRVESFLNRMPAKKIKEGPYETFLQAENCIECGKCVEKCPYELPIPRLLQENLELARQKLG, from the coding sequence ATGAAAAAAATTATTTTGGGCAAAACCGGGCTGGAAATTTCCACCCTGGGTTTTGGTGGAATTCCCGTACAGAGAGTTTCGCAGCAGGAGGCTAAAATCACTGTTAAAACTGCTGTCGAGCGTGGAATTAACTTTATCGATACAGCTCGCGCTTATTCCGATAGTGAGGAAAAGATCGGGCTGACTTTGCAGGAACTGGACAAAAAAGTTTATCTGGCTTCCAAAACACCAGCTGAAAATGCTGAAAAGGCATATCAGGATGTAAAAGTTAGCATTGACAATCTGCAGGTTGATAAGATCGATCTTTACCAGCTGCATCATGTCAGCAGCGAAGAGAATTACAAAGATCAGGTTACAAAGAAAAATAGCGCCCTGCAGGGTTTGATGAAGGCCCGCAGCGATGGACTTATTGATCATATAGGGATCACCGGTCATTCCAATGAGCTGCTGTTGAGGGCTATAAAAGAAAATAATTTTGCCACCGTTCAATTTTGTTATAATTTTATCGAGACTGAGGCGGAAAAGAAGCTGATTCCAGCCGCAGAAGAAAGAGATATGGGCATGATAGCAATGAAACCCATGGCCGGCGGAAGACTGCAGGCGCCTGAAATAGCTCTTCGCTATATTTTGACCCGGGATAGTGTGATTCCCATTCCCGGTATGGAAAGCCCTCAGGAAGTTGCAGAAAATGTGGCTGCAGCAGACCGGACTGAAAAGCTCAGCGAGGAAGAGATAGAATTTATAGAAAAAAAGAGGGAAGAATTGGGGGATCAGTTCTGCCGGCGCTGTCAGTACTGCCTTCCCTGTCCGGAAGGAATACAGATCCCGGTTGTTTTGAGAGTTGAATCTTTTCTCAATCGCATGCCGGCAAAAAAGATAAAAGAAGGTCCTTACGAAACATTTTTACAGGCCGAGAATTGTATCGAGTGCGGAAAATGCGTGGAAAAATGTCCTTATGAGCTTCCCATTCCCCGACTTCTACAGGAAAATTTAGAACTGGCCCGACAAAAGTTGGGCTAG
- a CDS encoding universal stress protein, whose product MEKILLAYDGSETCDKAVGKVSELAQDLNASVTVITVVESATSAPSLQNGYSSQREEKAREMAEKCAERIGIENVNIIAKEGNPAHLICNEAEKGDFDLVVMGERGKSRIKRFLIGSTTEKVVRQSKKSVMVVK is encoded by the coding sequence ATGGAAAAGATTCTGCTGGCCTACGATGGTTCCGAAACTTGTGACAAAGCTGTTGGAAAAGTTAGCGAACTGGCCCAGGATTTAAATGCCAGTGTTACTGTTATAACTGTGGTCGAAAGTGCCACCTCCGCCCCCTCTCTTCAGAACGGTTACTCATCTCAAAGAGAAGAAAAAGCCCGGGAAATGGCCGAGAAATGTGCTGAAAGGATTGGCATTGAAAATGTTAATATAATTGCCAAAGAAGGAAACCCCGCTCACCTCATCTGCAATGAGGCGGAAAAAGGAGATTTTGATCTGGTAGTAATGGGCGAAAGGGGGAAAAGTCGAATCAAAAGATTCTTGATCGGGAGTACAACTGAAAAAGTAGTGAGACAGAGTAAAAAATCTGTTATGGTGGTTAAGTAA
- a CDS encoding acetyl-CoA C-acetyltransferase: MRNIAIVSAVRTPIGAFGGSLKDIEAVELGSIALEEAMKRAGISGEDVEEVIMGNVLQGGLGQNPARQSAVRADIPYKVPAVTINKVCGSGLKSVNLAAQAILTDDADVIAVGGMENMSQTGYVVDDYRWGNKMGHGEITDMMIKDGLWDVFNDYHMGVTAENVAEKWNISREEQDEFAAKSQQKAEEAIKDDRFSDEIVPVEIPQRRGEPEVFDEDEHPRFGTTAEKLANLGPAFKKDGTVTAANASGINDGAAALIMMSEEKAKELGVEPLAVIESYASAGVDPEIMGTGPIPATEKALEKADLEIDDLELVELNEAFAAQSLAVLNELDLDPEIVNVNGGAIALGHPIGCSGARILVTLLHEMEKRDVKKGLAALCIGGGQGTATIVDRG, from the coding sequence ATGAGAAATATAGCCATAGTCAGCGCCGTTAGAACTCCTATCGGTGCTTTTGGAGGCTCTCTAAAAGATATAGAAGCCGTGGAATTAGGCTCTATAGCCCTGGAAGAAGCCATGAAGCGGGCCGGAATATCGGGCGAGGATGTCGAAGAGGTAATAATGGGCAATGTTCTACAGGGAGGATTGGGCCAGAACCCCGCACGGCAATCCGCCGTCAGAGCTGATATCCCTTATAAAGTACCAGCAGTAACCATCAATAAGGTGTGTGGTTCGGGATTGAAATCAGTTAATCTTGCAGCCCAGGCCATCCTTACCGATGATGCCGATGTGATTGCCGTCGGAGGTATGGAAAATATGAGCCAAACCGGATATGTAGTTGACGATTATCGCTGGGGCAATAAAATGGGTCACGGCGAAATAACCGATATGATGATAAAAGATGGACTCTGGGACGTTTTTAACGATTATCATATGGGCGTGACTGCTGAAAATGTCGCGGAAAAATGGAATATCAGCAGAGAAGAACAGGATGAATTTGCCGCCAAAAGTCAGCAAAAAGCAGAAGAAGCTATAAAAGATGATAGATTTTCTGATGAGATAGTGCCTGTAGAAATTCCTCAGCGCCGGGGCGAACCCGAAGTTTTTGATGAAGATGAGCACCCTCGATTCGGAACAACTGCTGAAAAACTGGCCAATCTCGGTCCTGCTTTCAAAAAAGATGGAACCGTCACCGCCGCCAATGCTTCAGGAATAAATGATGGGGCTGCTGCTCTAATAATGATGAGCGAAGAAAAAGCTAAAGAGCTGGGCGTAGAACCTCTGGCAGTTATTGAATCATATGCTTCGGCCGGAGTAGATCCAGAAATCATGGGAACCGGTCCCATCCCGGCCACTGAAAAAGCTCTGGAAAAAGCAGATCTGGAGATAGATGATCTGGAGCTGGTCGAGCTGAACGAGGCTTTTGCCGCTCAATCTCTGGCTGTTCTAAACGAGCTGGATCTGGATCCTGAAATTGTCAATGTCAACGGCGGCGCCATTGCTCTGGGCCATCCAATCGGCTGCAGTGGAGCCAGAATACTGGTAACACTGCTGCACGAGATGGAAAAGCGAGACGTCAAAAAAGGACTGGCAGCACTCTGCATAGGTGGCGGCCAGGGTACAGCGACCATAGTGGATAGAGGTTAA